The sequence below is a genomic window from Campylobacter ornithocola.
TTAATGAAGATGCAGATTTAGAATTTACTTTAATCATCGAAAAGGGTATAGGTTATGTACCTTCTGAAGAAATTCAAAATTTCTTAGATTCTGAATTTATAGCACTTGATGCATTTTTTACTCCAGTAAAACATGCAGTTTATGATATAGAAAAGGTACTTTTTGAGGATAATCCAGATTATGAAAAAGTTGTTTTTACAATCACAACAGATGGTCAAATTTCGCCAAGTGATGCTTTTAAAAATGCTTTAGAGGCAATGTATAAACAATTATCGGTGTTTGATAAAATCACTAATGCACAAAGTGCTATAAAAAACCAAGTACCAAGTAATGAAGTAGAGCATGTGAAATTACTTCAAAACATAACTGAGTTAAATTTAAGTGCAAGAAGTTTTAATTGCTTAGAAAAAGCAAATGTAATTTATATAGGTGAGCTTGCTTTAATGAGTGTAAGCGAACTTGCAGATTTGAAAAATCTAGGTAAAAAATCTTTAGATGAAATCAAAAACGTAATGGAAACCATAGGATTCCCTATAGGAAATTCAAAACTTAATGATAGTGCAAAAGAAACGCTAAAGAAAAAAATTACAGAATTAAAAGCACAAAATGAAGGATAATCAATGAGACATAGACATGGATATAGAAAGTTGGGTCGCACTTCTACTCACCGTGCGGCCTTATTAAAAAACCTTACCATTGCTATCATTAAAGCAGGTAAAATAGAAACAACATTACCTAAAGCAAAAGAATTAAGAGGTTATGTTGAAAGATTAATTACTCGTGCAAGAAAAGGTGATTTTAATGCTCATAGAGCGGTATTTGCCAGCTTGCAAGATAAAGAGGCTACAAATAAACTTGTAACTGAAATTGCACCTAAATTTGCAGATAG
It includes:
- the rplQ gene encoding 50S ribosomal protein L17; amino-acid sequence: MRHRHGYRKLGRTSTHRAALLKNLTIAIIKAGKIETTLPKAKELRGYVERLITRARKGDFNAHRAVFASLQDKEATNKLVTEIAPKFADRNGGYTRIIKTRIRRGDAAEMAFIEFVA
- a CDS encoding DNA-directed RNA polymerase subunit alpha, which produces MRHITTSAYTPTEFSIENISDTVAKVSAWPFEIGYAITLAHPLRRLLYSSTVGFAPTGVKIKGVAHEFDSMRGMLEDVALFIINLKKLRFKLKTDSEKEIVTFSFKGPKEICGIDLNNEVVEVVNADSYLATINEDADLEFTLIIEKGIGYVPSEEIQNFLDSEFIALDAFFTPVKHAVYDIEKVLFEDNPDYEKVVFTITTDGQISPSDAFKNALEAMYKQLSVFDKITNAQSAIKNQVPSNEVEHVKLLQNITELNLSARSFNCLEKANVIYIGELALMSVSELADLKNLGKKSLDEIKNVMETIGFPIGNSKLNDSAKETLKKKITELKAQNEG